Proteins co-encoded in one Cricetulus griseus strain 17A/GY chromosome 1 unlocalized genomic scaffold, alternate assembly CriGri-PICRH-1.0 chr1_1, whole genome shotgun sequence genomic window:
- the Patz1 gene encoding POZ-, AT hook-, and zinc finger-containing protein 1 isoform X4 — MERVNDASCGPSGCYTYQVSRHSTEMLHNLNQQRKNGGRFCDVLLRVGDESFPAHRAVLAACSEYFESVFSAQLGDGGAADGGPADVGGAAAAPGGGTGGSRELEMHTISSKVFGDILDFAYTSRIVVRLESFPELMTAAKFLLMRSVIEICQEVIKQSNVQILVPPARADIMLFRPPGTSDLGFPLDMTNGAALAANSNGIAGSMQPEEEAARATGAAIAGQASLPVLPGVDRLPMVAGPLSPQLLTSPFPNVASSAPQLTGKRGRGRPRKANLLDSMFGSPGGLREAGILPCGLCGKVFTDANRLRQHEAQHGVTSLQLGYIDLPPTRLGENGLPISEDPDGPRKRSRTRKQVACEICGKIFRDVYHLNRHKLSHSGEKPYSCPVCGLRFKRKDRMSYHVRSHDGSVGKPYICQSCGKGFSRPDHLNGHIKQVHTSERPHKCQTCNASFATRDRLRSHLACHEDKVPCQVCGKYLRAAYMADHLKKHSEGPSNFCSICNRGLQAPGTHPEWGSSVPLRQDLWQQRRPEMLTSGSD; from the exons ATGGAGCGGGTCAACGACGCTTCCTGTGGCCCGTCGGGCTGCTACACCTACCAGGTGAGCAGACACAGTACGGAGATGCTGCACAACCTGAACCAGCAACGCAAAAACGGCGGGCGCTTTTGCGACGTGCTCCTACGGGTGGGCGACGAGAGCTTCCCGGCGCACCGCGCCGTACTGGCTGCCTGCAGCGAGTACTTTGAGTCTGTGTTCAGCGCCCAGTTGGGTGACGGCGGAGCTGCAGACGGGGGTCCTGCTGATGTGGGAGGCGCTGCGGCGGCTCCGGGCGGTGGAACTGGAGGCAGCCGCGAGCTGGAGATGCACACCATCAGTTCCAAAGTGTTCGGAGACATCCTGGACTTCGCTTACACGTCCCGAATTGTAGTGCGCCTAGAAAGCTTCCCTGAGCTCATGACGGCCGCCAAGTTCCTGCTGATGAGGTCGGTCATCGAGATCTGCCAGGAAGTCATCAAACAGTCCAACGTGCAGATCCTGGTGCCCCCTGCCCGGGCTGATATCATGCTCTTTCGCCCTCCTGGGACCTCTGACTTGGGCTTCCCTTTGGACATGACCAATGGGGCAGCCTTGGCAGCCAACAGTAACGGTATTGCTGGCAGCATGCAGCCCGAGGAAGAAGCTGCCAGGGCCACAGGTGCAGCTATTGCAGGCCAAGCTTCCCTGCCTGTGTTACCTGGGGTGGACCGCTTGCCCATGGTGGCTGGGCCCCTATCCCCTCAACTGCTGACTTCTCCATTCCCCAATGTGGCATCCAGTGCTCCTCAACTGACTGGTAAGCGAGGCCGGGGACGTCCCAGGAAGGCCAACCTGCTGGACTCCATGTTTGGGTCTCCAGGGGGCTTGAGAGAAGCAGGTATCCTTCCATGTGGCCTGTGCGGGAAGGTGTTCACTGATGCCAATCGGCTCCGGCAACATGAGGCCCAGCACGGCGTCACTAGCCTCCAGTTGGGCTATATCGATCTTCCTCCTACAAGGCTGGGTGAGAATGGGCTACCCATCTCCGAGGACCCCGACGGCCCCAGAAAGAGGAGCCGGACCAGGAAGCAGGTGGCTTGTGAGATCTGTGGCAAAATCTTCCGTGACGTGTACCATCTCAACCGGCATAAGCTGTCCCACTCTGGGGAGAAGCCGTACTCCTGTCCGGTGTGTGGTCTGCGGTTCAAGAGAAAAGACCGCATGTCCTACCATGTGAGGTCCCATGATGGGTCAGTGGGCAAGCCGTACATCTGCCAGAGCTGTGGGAAAGGCTTCTCCAG ACCTGATCACTTGAACGGACATATCAAGCAGGTGCACACTTCTGAGCGACCTCACAAGTGTCAG ACCTGCAATGCCTCTTTTGCTACTCGAGACCGCCTGCGCTCCCACCTGGCCTGTCACGAAGACAAGGTCCCCTGCCAGGTGTGTGGGAAGTACCTGCGGGCAGCGTACATGGCAGACCACCTGAAGAAGCACAGCGAGGGGCCTAGCAACTTCTGCAGCATCTGTAACCGAG
- the Patz1 gene encoding POZ-, AT hook-, and zinc finger-containing protein 1 isoform X6, translating into MERVNDASCGPSGCYTYQVSRHSTEMLHNLNQQRKNGGRFCDVLLRVGDESFPAHRAVLAACSEYFESVFSAQLGDGGAADGGPADVGGAAAAPGGGTGGSRELEMHTISSKVFGDILDFAYTSRIVVRLESFPELMTAAKFLLMRSVIEICQEVIKQSNVQILVPPARADIMLFRPPGTSDLGFPLDMTNGAALAANSNGIAGSMQPEEEAARATGAAIAGQASLPVLPGVDRLPMVAGPLSPQLLTSPFPNVASSAPQLTGKRGRGRPRKANLLDSMFGSPGGLREAGILPCGLCGKVFTDANRLRQHEAQHGVTSLQLGYIDLPPTRLGENGLPISEDPDGPRKRSRTRKQVACEICGKIFRDVYHLNRHKLSHSGEKPYSCPVCGLRFKRKDRMSYHVRSHDGSVGKPYICQSCGKGFSRPDHLNGHIKQVHTSERPHKCQVWVGSSSGLPPLEPLPSDLPSWDFAQPALWRPAMPLLLLETACAPTWPVTKTRSPARCVGSTCGQRTWQTT; encoded by the exons ATGGAGCGGGTCAACGACGCTTCCTGTGGCCCGTCGGGCTGCTACACCTACCAGGTGAGCAGACACAGTACGGAGATGCTGCACAACCTGAACCAGCAACGCAAAAACGGCGGGCGCTTTTGCGACGTGCTCCTACGGGTGGGCGACGAGAGCTTCCCGGCGCACCGCGCCGTACTGGCTGCCTGCAGCGAGTACTTTGAGTCTGTGTTCAGCGCCCAGTTGGGTGACGGCGGAGCTGCAGACGGGGGTCCTGCTGATGTGGGAGGCGCTGCGGCGGCTCCGGGCGGTGGAACTGGAGGCAGCCGCGAGCTGGAGATGCACACCATCAGTTCCAAAGTGTTCGGAGACATCCTGGACTTCGCTTACACGTCCCGAATTGTAGTGCGCCTAGAAAGCTTCCCTGAGCTCATGACGGCCGCCAAGTTCCTGCTGATGAGGTCGGTCATCGAGATCTGCCAGGAAGTCATCAAACAGTCCAACGTGCAGATCCTGGTGCCCCCTGCCCGGGCTGATATCATGCTCTTTCGCCCTCCTGGGACCTCTGACTTGGGCTTCCCTTTGGACATGACCAATGGGGCAGCCTTGGCAGCCAACAGTAACGGTATTGCTGGCAGCATGCAGCCCGAGGAAGAAGCTGCCAGGGCCACAGGTGCAGCTATTGCAGGCCAAGCTTCCCTGCCTGTGTTACCTGGGGTGGACCGCTTGCCCATGGTGGCTGGGCCCCTATCCCCTCAACTGCTGACTTCTCCATTCCCCAATGTGGCATCCAGTGCTCCTCAACTGACTGGTAAGCGAGGCCGGGGACGTCCCAGGAAGGCCAACCTGCTGGACTCCATGTTTGGGTCTCCAGGGGGCTTGAGAGAAGCAGGTATCCTTCCATGTGGCCTGTGCGGGAAGGTGTTCACTGATGCCAATCGGCTCCGGCAACATGAGGCCCAGCACGGCGTCACTAGCCTCCAGTTGGGCTATATCGATCTTCCTCCTACAAGGCTGGGTGAGAATGGGCTACCCATCTCCGAGGACCCCGACGGCCCCAGAAAGAGGAGCCGGACCAGGAAGCAGGTGGCTTGTGAGATCTGTGGCAAAATCTTCCGTGACGTGTACCATCTCAACCGGCATAAGCTGTCCCACTCTGGGGAGAAGCCGTACTCCTGTCCGGTGTGTGGTCTGCGGTTCAAGAGAAAAGACCGCATGTCCTACCATGTGAGGTCCCATGATGGGTCAGTGGGCAAGCCGTACATCTGCCAGAGCTGTGGGAAAGGCTTCTCCAG ACCTGATCACTTGAACGGACATATCAAGCAGGTGCACACTTCTGAGCGACCTCACAAGTGTCAG GTGTGGGTTGGGAGCAGCAGCGGCCTGCCGCCCCTGGAACCTCTTCCTAGCGACCTGCCATCATGGGACTTTGCCCAGCCTGCTTTGTGGAG ACCTGCAATGCCTCTTTTGCTACTCGAGACCGCCTGCGCTCCCACCTGGCCTGTCACGAAGACAAGGTCCCCTGCCAGGTGTGTGGGAAGTACCTGCGGGCAGCGTACATGGCAGACCACCTGA
- the Patz1 gene encoding POZ-, AT hook-, and zinc finger-containing protein 1 isoform X5, with translation MERVNDASCGPSGCYTYQVSRHSTEMLHNLNQQRKNGGRFCDVLLRVGDESFPAHRAVLAACSEYFESVFSAQLGDGGAADGGPADVGGAAAAPGGGTGGSRELEMHTISSKVFGDILDFAYTSRIVVRLESFPELMTAAKFLLMRSVIEICQEVIKQSNVQILVPPARADIMLFRPPGTSDLGFPLDMTNGAALAANSNGIAGSMQPEEEAARATGAAIAGQASLPVLPGVDRLPMVAGPLSPQLLTSPFPNVASSAPQLTGKRGRGRPRKANLLDSMFGSPGGLREAGILPCGLCGKVFTDANRLRQHEAQHGVTSLQLGYIDLPPTRLGENGLPISEDPDGPRKRSRTRKQVACEICGKIFRDVYHLNRHKLSHSGEKPYSCPVCGLRFKRKDRMSYHVRSHDGSVGKPYICQSCGKGFSRPDHLNGHIKQVHTSERPHKCQVWVGSSSGLPPLEPLPSDLPSWDFAQPALWRSSHSVPDTAFSLSLKKSFPAIENLSPAHSSNALFCPAPPGYLRQGWTTPEGSRAFTQWPVG, from the exons ATGGAGCGGGTCAACGACGCTTCCTGTGGCCCGTCGGGCTGCTACACCTACCAGGTGAGCAGACACAGTACGGAGATGCTGCACAACCTGAACCAGCAACGCAAAAACGGCGGGCGCTTTTGCGACGTGCTCCTACGGGTGGGCGACGAGAGCTTCCCGGCGCACCGCGCCGTACTGGCTGCCTGCAGCGAGTACTTTGAGTCTGTGTTCAGCGCCCAGTTGGGTGACGGCGGAGCTGCAGACGGGGGTCCTGCTGATGTGGGAGGCGCTGCGGCGGCTCCGGGCGGTGGAACTGGAGGCAGCCGCGAGCTGGAGATGCACACCATCAGTTCCAAAGTGTTCGGAGACATCCTGGACTTCGCTTACACGTCCCGAATTGTAGTGCGCCTAGAAAGCTTCCCTGAGCTCATGACGGCCGCCAAGTTCCTGCTGATGAGGTCGGTCATCGAGATCTGCCAGGAAGTCATCAAACAGTCCAACGTGCAGATCCTGGTGCCCCCTGCCCGGGCTGATATCATGCTCTTTCGCCCTCCTGGGACCTCTGACTTGGGCTTCCCTTTGGACATGACCAATGGGGCAGCCTTGGCAGCCAACAGTAACGGTATTGCTGGCAGCATGCAGCCCGAGGAAGAAGCTGCCAGGGCCACAGGTGCAGCTATTGCAGGCCAAGCTTCCCTGCCTGTGTTACCTGGGGTGGACCGCTTGCCCATGGTGGCTGGGCCCCTATCCCCTCAACTGCTGACTTCTCCATTCCCCAATGTGGCATCCAGTGCTCCTCAACTGACTGGTAAGCGAGGCCGGGGACGTCCCAGGAAGGCCAACCTGCTGGACTCCATGTTTGGGTCTCCAGGGGGCTTGAGAGAAGCAGGTATCCTTCCATGTGGCCTGTGCGGGAAGGTGTTCACTGATGCCAATCGGCTCCGGCAACATGAGGCCCAGCACGGCGTCACTAGCCTCCAGTTGGGCTATATCGATCTTCCTCCTACAAGGCTGGGTGAGAATGGGCTACCCATCTCCGAGGACCCCGACGGCCCCAGAAAGAGGAGCCGGACCAGGAAGCAGGTGGCTTGTGAGATCTGTGGCAAAATCTTCCGTGACGTGTACCATCTCAACCGGCATAAGCTGTCCCACTCTGGGGAGAAGCCGTACTCCTGTCCGGTGTGTGGTCTGCGGTTCAAGAGAAAAGACCGCATGTCCTACCATGTGAGGTCCCATGATGGGTCAGTGGGCAAGCCGTACATCTGCCAGAGCTGTGGGAAAGGCTTCTCCAG ACCTGATCACTTGAACGGACATATCAAGCAGGTGCACACTTCTGAGCGACCTCACAAGTGTCAG GTGTGGGTTGGGAGCAGCAGCGGCCTGCCGCCCCTGGAACCTCTTCCTAGCGACCTGCCATCATGGGACTTTGCCCAGCCTGCTTTGTGGAGGTCGTCCCATTCAGTTCCTGATACCgccttttccctctctctaaAAAAGTCATTCCCAGCCATTGAAAACCTGAGCCCAGCACACTCCAGCAATGCTCTCTTCTGCCCAGCCCCACCAGGATACCTGAGGCAGGGTTGGACAACCCCAGAGGGCAGCCGGGCCTTTACTCAGTGGCCTGTAGGCTAG